The genomic interval CGCTCGCCTGGCCTAGTGCTGCAGCCTCCTTTCTGTGCTCCGTCCTCTACTCTGAATGCACAGCAGCTGGAGGGACCCTGGGAGTGCAGGCCGGCCTACATTACTCGGTTACTCTGCTCTGTGTTACTCCTCCGCTGGCTTCATAGCACACCCAGAATGAAGTGAGCGTCAGCACTTTGTTCCCGCCAACGAGACTGCATCACCCAGCTTCCACAtacttctctctcctttgctcaCTACTCTCCGGGCTGCTTTCTACCACTTGCTCACGCCAGGCTCTAGCCCTCCTTGGAGCCTTAGTTTCGGTCCTGCCTGGGACTTTCTCCCAGGCTCTTTGCACGGCTGGCCCCTTCTCGCTCTTCAGGGCTCAGCTCAGAAGTCACCACCTTAGCAAGGCCTCTCTTTATCCCGTCACCCTGGCTCATGTCTTTGCTAGCATTTATAACTGCATAGTTTGTTTCCCTCACATATTGTTCACTGTCTGTTGCCCCTGTGACAATGTAAACTCCATGTAGGCTTGGATCATTTTAGTCTCATTCACTgttgtgtccccagtgcctggcacaaagtcgATGCTCAACTAATAATAGTAAATGAGTCCATGGGCTTGTTTTACCAGTAAGGCAGAGAGGTGTGGGATTTGGGGGATGCTCTTGCCTCTTCCCccactccttcctctttcccatccTCTTCCCAGACCCCAGGGAGTGGGTGCCCTTTGCTCTGAGCAGTAGGGGAAGCGAGGTGTTGTTTGGCTGCACGCTGTCCTTGCTCTCTCCCTGGTCTCCCCGGTTCACCTTGGGTCAGGGAAGAGGTTCCCTGTCTGAGCAGCCCAAGATGCAGAGGGGACTGGAGGAGCCCAGATGGGCTCTGGGCAGCCACCCAGGGCCTCGAGCCTGCCGTCCCCCATGGACCTGCCAAAACTGACTGATGGGTCCTTTTGTCCAGCTTGACTCTGCTATCCTTTCCTTGACCTTCCCCCAACGGCCAGCCATGAGCTCCCTGGGCCCCTCCTTCGCTGAAGCCTTTCTCCTGCTCAGCTCTCGCCTGCCTGCCTCCCCGCTTCCTGGGCCCCCTTCTTCTCGCTCAAGGGTCGCTGGCACTGAGTTTCTAACCTGCCACCCTCGACTCATCTTGGCTTTTCTCTGCCATACAGAAGGTTCGTTTCCTGTGGATATTGGCTCTGTGAAGAAGGACCACGGTTTTCTGGACGAGGACTCTTTGGGGGCCTTGTGCAGGTAGGGGTGCTAAGGGCCAGACCTGGGAGGTCAAGGGCCTGGCTTGGGGCTTCCTCATGGGAGAAAGCAATCCTTGTCCCCTCTGACAGAGGAGGAGCCTGCCTATTAACAAAGCTCATCTGCTGCAGTCACGCTGTTCACTCTGTCTACTGTGTCTGTGACATCCTCACCCACCCAGGCACTAGAAAGCCAAGGTCCAGCcttgattcttttttcccttcagttaGAGCCTCCAAACATTCCTCTGATTTGTCCCCTCTCTACTTGTTTGAGGCCAAACCACGACTTCTTGGATTCATCCTCCTAACTGGCCTTCCTGCCTTCCGGCTCTGCATTCGCCTCCTTGCTCTGATCCAGCCTCCCTATAGCCACCAGAGTCAGCTTCCCAGTGGGTGCTCCTCTGCTTCAAATGTCTCGCTGTCTGCAGGGAGAAGTCCAGAGCTTTTATAGCATGACACCTGAGGCCTTTTGCAACCTGGCTTTGACTGACCTTATCAGCCTCAGtcctcccctcacacacacactggtCTGTTTACTGACCGTTTCCCTCTCTACATTGTCACAGGCTCTGATCGAAGCCTGGTATAGGAGTCCCTGTTTCTCTGTCCCTCTGAATCCTATTTCTGTTCTCCTGCAAGTCTTCCCTGACTGCATTCCCCTGCCTTCATGGAAGTTCCTTGTCCCACCCTCTGTGTGCCTGCTGTGCCTTCTGCCTACTCTGTTTTTGAACGTGTCCCATCTCTGTAGTGGGTTTTTCCACATCTATATGTTCCCAGAGGGCAGAGCCCATAATCTCCACAGCATCATGTCTGGCACTGAAACCTTCATGAACACGGGGACTTGGGAGAAGTTTTGATGTCTTGGGCACGCAAAGCAGTGGGTGGCATCTTGGGAGTGTCTTGGCAGGCTATGCCCTGCAGGCTCTGGGGCTTGGGACCCTTGAGTGAACCCTGCTTTGTTTCCTTGCAGGAGGCTGATGACCTTGAACAGTTGTGCCTCGATGAAACTGGAGGTTCATTTTCAATGCAAGCAGGTGAGTTAGGACAAGGGTAGGCTCTGTGGTCTTGTGGTACCATGGGGAACCCAGGTCAAACAAAAACCACTTATGAAACTAGCTCCAGTGTCCTGTGAGTCTGGGCTGTCTGGAGCGGTGCCTTGCTCCAGCCTGGGAGTGGGGTGTAGGGGGCTGTATGAGGCTGCTGGGTTTTGGTGAGCCTGGTCTCAAAGTTGGGGTGTGAGAACAAGTACCCTGGCCCGCAGCCTTACCCACCCCCCtcagcccacccctccctcctggaTTTACTAATAACTTGACCTAGTGATGGCCGTCCCTCAGGGAAATCCATCTGCCTACACTGCCTGCTCTGTGATGGCAAAAATTCCTTGACTAGGGGGCAAAGACAGAATAATGTGATGGAAAATCATGGCCTATATGGTCTTAGAAGTCAAGATCCCTAACCTCACCCCACAAGGTCTTACCCcactgagcctcattttctccatctctgcAGTGAATTGGGGGTGGCATTAATAGCCTCCAAAGGCCTTTCTGACTCGGCCAATCTGGGATTGTAGAAACGGAGAGGGCTCTTGGTCTGCATGTAGCCCTGGAATGTGGGCCGGATGAACCCATCCTTCCCTGGGGTCAGGCTTTGTGGCTTTTCTCTGGAGCTTTTTCTGCCAGAGTCCTGCCATCTCCAAGTTGCCAGAGCACTGGCCCGGGAAGCAGGAGACACCTGGCGGCTGGTCCCAGCTTTGCACTGACTTttcagtgaccttggacaagcctcttcccctctctggtcctcagtttccccactttgcaaattagaaaactagaaaatctaaaatatccTTTCTAGCTCTGCCATTCTGGGATTCTAATCTAAGACTATAGCCTAGAGACTCACTGGGAGGCTGCTGAGAACAGGAGGTCAAGATGCTTGGATTCTGGCTCTGGCTCTGTCACTGACTTGCTGCAGAcattgtatgaccttgggcaagtggcttctTATTTGTTTGGGTTTCCCTATCGGTAAAATGGGGAGGAATTTGATTGATCAGATGACCACTAGCCTCCATCTGGGCTTCCTCCATGACTCCTAGCTTCTTCTGGCAATCCCAGAGCCAGTTCCCCTTCCTAGGACGTGTTCTCAGCCAGAGAGCAGGGCCCTTTGCCCCAAAGTCCCCCAAGAGTTTGGAGGCAGAGAGTGGAGCCCAAGCAAGGGCTTGTGGGCTGGACACCTCTGACCCCACCCTGTGGCGCCCTTCCCAGAATGAAGACTCAGAGGAGGAAGAGCACTGTACCATCAGCAACCACTGGGCCTTCCAGCGAGAAAGTAAGCGCTGGTCTCACGTGGGCTCCTCTGACCTGCTGGCCCCACCGAGCCCTGGCCTACCAGTGACCTCCAGCTGTGAGAGCGTCCTCACTGAGCTTAGTGCCATCTCCCTGCCAGCCATCACTGTGAGCCTACCACCCGGGCCAGTGGACCTGCCCTTGCTAGGCTGTGCTCCCAGCCCGAGTGGCCGGCCCTTCCTCAGCCCCACTCAGAACCAGGAGACTCCACAGGACAAAGCCAAGAAGCACCGTTCCCGGAGCTTCCTCAAGCACCTTGAGTCTCTGAGGCGGAAGGAAAAGGGTGGCAGCCGGCAAGCAGAGCCAGAGCGCAGCTCAGCCACCTCGGAGAAGGCCACCAAAGCCGCCTCTTTCCGAAGTCGCCGTGGCTTCCTCTACAGGGCCAAGAACCGGGCGGCCACCTCAGCCAGTGGCGGTGGCACTGAGACTCAGAGGGCCTGGGAGGCCTGGCCTGTGGCCACATTCCAGCATCCTCGGCGGGCACACTGGGGTGACTGCCTGGTGCACGTGCCCAGGGACCACAAACCAGGCACGTTCCCTCGCTCCCTGTCCATTGAGAGCCTGTGCCCTGAGGATGGACACCACCTGGCAGATCGGCAGCCAGGTAGCTGCTGGGGCTATGAAGGGCGCCGGGGCTCCTGTGGCTCCACGGGCAGCCACGCCAGCACCTATGACAACATGCCTGAGCTGTACCCAGCTGAGCCTGTCCTGGCTGGTGCCGAggctgaagaggaggaggagggtggggacagCTACACGCACCTGGATGACATCCTCCAGCACGTGTGGGGGCTGCAGCAGCGGGTGGAGCTCTGGTCTCAGGCCATGTACCCAGACCTGGGGCCTGGAgataaggaagaggaagaagaggaggaagccgCTTCATCGGTAGAAATAGCCACCGGTGGAGTGGAAGGCCAGACCGATGAGGCTCGGGCCCAGGGAGAGGCTCCAGCCCTCAGGGAGTCCTTAGCCCTGGGCCAGGCGGATGTCCAGCCAGGAGTCCCGGCTCAGGCTCAGGCCCCAGCTGAGGCTGAGCTCCTGGCACTGGCAGAGGCCGGGGCTCCCGGCTTGGCCCAGGATCATGAGCAGGAGGCAAATTCAGGCGGGGAACCCACCTCTGCCTCCAGTCTGTCTGTGGAAGAAGGACACTCCATTTCTGACACTGTGGCCTCCTCCAGTGAGCTGGACAGTAGCGGGAACTCCACAAATGAGACCGAGGCCACAGGGTCCCCGGCTGGACTCCAGGCATCAGCACCCCGTGAACGACGAGATTCAGGTGTTGGGGCCTCACTTACCAGACCCTGCAGGTGGGAGTTCAgggtagggggtggggcagggcttctgttgtccctctctctctctttcccccatctccctgtcccctccctcccttcatctctccccctaccccctttctctcttcccttcctctttccctcctcacCATCCCCCCCACAAGCCAATTTCTTCATCACAAGGCGCAGAGGCAAGTTCTTAGGGGCTGAGTGATTGCCAGCTGGCAGCCAGTGccagaagagaaatagaaagagtaATGGGACTCAGGAATCTGGGATGTGAGGTTCAGGACCTGCCTCTGCTATGGCCTTGCGCAAACTGTGACTCCTTTTGGGTCTCAGTTGCCCCATGTGTAAATCAAGGGCATCACAGGAGATGGTCTCTGATCCCCAGCTTCGCTATTCTGGGTTTCTCAGAGCAGCCCCTCCACTGCAGTCTTGAAGGGAAGGGGGACTGATACTGTTTGCTGGCACTAGATGGGCCTGAGCTCTGTGCCACCCTTCCTGACAGCATCTGGCCGCTGTGCAGCCCTGGAAACCAACACTAAGCTTTCTCCACCCTGGGGCCCAGCATCAATGCTGACAGTGGTCCCTTctccttgtatattttcttttggggaaaaataaaaagaccagaAGAACACAATTTTACTAAGGTTTACTGAAACCTGCTCCTCTGGCCTTCTCtaccccctcacccctcaccagGAAGCTCCGTTGGCACAGCTTCCAGAACTCCCACCGGCCCAGCCTCAATTCGGAGTCGCTGGAGATCAACCGGCAGTTTGCCAGCCAGATCCACCTCTTGCACAAGGGCTCACTGCTGCGGCTCACCGCCTTCATGGAGAAGTACACTGTCCCCCACAAACAGGGCTGGGTCTGGTGAGTCCTGGGCCATGGTGGGCGCCCAGCTGCTCATCCAAGTCCTGGATCCCTCTCTGCCCCCACTCCAGGACCCTGGGAGGGTCACCCTCAGAAGGTGGGTGCAGGCAGGTGGAGCCCCTAGGCCAGTGGAGTGGTGGGATGTgccaggaggctggagaggtCAGCGTGGCTCTGGGTGGCAAATGTATGTCTGTGAGGGATGCACATAGGATTCACATGAGTGTGTGCCATGAAtgaggaggggtggggtgggggtcgggACCCCAGGCCCCCCAGCTATACCTCCTCCATCCCAATTTCCATGCTGCCACCAGGGAGATTGTCCTAACACGCATCTTTGGTGGTCACTCTCCTAACAAATACCCTCCTGTGGCTCCCCATTGCCAAAGAATACGGTCCAGTTTCCTTCCCATCATGATCCTTTCACGTTCCAACCCCGCCTCATCTGTCAGGCTCTGTAGTCCGCCATACCCAAGCGACACCACCATACAGGCCAGCAGACTAGTCGCCCTTCTCTGAATGCGCCATGCTCTTGTTCCTGCCTCTttgcctttgcccatgctgttctctctgcctgggatgtctttttcccatttatccTCTGGGACAAGGGCTACCCATCCCTTAAGAGCCAGCTGAATTTCCACCTTCtctctgaagccttccctgacccgcTAGGTACATACAATTCCCCTCCCTCGTGGGTCCTCCCCTAAGTTCTTGGCCCACTTCTGGCCACATGTATTGTCACTGCCTGTCAATGCAGTCATCTCCTTGACCAGACTGAGAGCTCCCTGTGTTCCTCTGGGACTCCCTAGGACTGGGCCCAGAGCAGGTGCTCGATGAATGTTGACTCTGGGGAGATGGCATGTTTCTTACCCTGCTCACCCACACCTGAGTCCCCCAAGACTGCAGAGTCTCCAAGCTGTGTCTGGGCCTACCCcatccttgttcctgatcttttgTCCCTCCCCCAAACAGGTCAGTGCCCAAGTTCATGAAGAGGAACAAGACACCGGACTACCGGGGTCAGCATGTGTTTGGGGTGCCGCCCCTCATCCATGTGCAGCGCACAGGCCAGCCACTACCCCAGAGCATTCAGCAAGCCATGCGCTACCTGCGTAGCCAGTGCCTGGACCAGGTGAGGCCTTCTGGGGAGCACGAAGAGAGATGGtgatgggaaggaagtccaaggCTGAGGGATTAGGGAGGGGAGCTGCTGTGGCCTTCCCCCTGGGTTGGGCTGGCCCACCAGAGACTTTTCCTATCCTCAGGAAGGCCCAACAAGGATGGACTCAAAGCTCCCTTCTGCCCGGCTCTGTGCCAGCTTTTTTCTGGCCCAGGCGCATTAGCCCCCACCTTCCAGGAGCCCGCCTTAACCGAGGTCCTCGTTTTCCTACTCATCTCCACTAAAGCCATCTTTCTCCTTCGTCCCAAGGCTATAAAAACCCTTCTCTTTGGTTTTGCCATTTCTCTCCTACCCTGCCCAGCAGGAAGCTTGCCAGGCTTGGATGTCTCTGGGGTGGCCTACACTCCTAAAACACCCGGTCTAGGGCTGGCCTCacagtctccctcccacccctgcatgtctccctctctccctcccctgcatGGGCCAGGTGGGCATCTTCCGCAAGTCCGGGGTGAAGTCCAGGATCCAGAACCTGCGTCAAATGAATGAGACCTCCCCCGACAACGTCTGCTACGAGGGCCAGTCTGCCTATGATGTGGCTGACCTGCTGAAGCAGTATTTCCGGGACCTGCCTGAGCCAATC from Balaenoptera musculus isolate JJ_BM4_2016_0621 chromosome X, mBalMus1.pri.v3, whole genome shotgun sequence carries:
- the STARD8 gene encoding stAR-related lipid transfer protein 8 isoform X2 codes for the protein MPLLDVFWACFRKVKCFPLLQGRKNAEAEARKACRWLRATGFPQYAQLFEEGSFPVDIGSVKKDHGFLDEDSLGALCRRLMTLNSCASMKLEVHFQCKQNEDSEEEEHCTISNHWAFQRESKRWSHVGSSDLLAPPSPGLPVTSSCESVLTELSAISLPAITVSLPPGPVDLPLLGCAPSPSGRPFLSPTQNQETPQDKAKKHRSRSFLKHLESLRRKEKGGSRQAEPERSSATSEKATKAASFRSRRGFLYRAKNRAATSASGGGTETQRAWEAWPVATFQHPRRAHWGDCLVHVPRDHKPGTFPRSLSIESLCPEDGHHLADRQPGSCWGYEGRRGSCGSTGSHASTYDNMPELYPAEPVLAGAEAEEEEEGGDSYTHLDDILQHVWGLQQRVELWSQAMYPDLGPGDKEEEEEEEAASSVEIATGGVEGQTDEARAQGEAPALRESLALGQADVQPGVPAQAQAPAEAELLALAEAGAPGLAQDHEQEANSGGEPTSASSLSVEEGHSISDTVASSSELDSSGNSTNETEATGSPAGLQASAPRERRDSGVGASLTRPCRKLRWHSFQNSHRPSLNSESLEINRQFASQIHLLHKGSLLRLTAFMEKYTVPHKQGWVWSVPKFMKRNKTPDYRGQHVFGVPPLIHVQRTGQPLPQSIQQAMRYLRSQCLDQVGIFRKSGVKSRIQNLRQMNETSPDNVCYEGQSAYDVADLLKQYFRDLPEPIFTSKLTPTFLQIYQLLPKDQWLAAAQAATLLLPDENREVLQTLLYFLSDIASAEENQMTAGNLAVCLAPSIFHLNVSKKDNPSPRIKSKRSLVGRPGPRDLSENMAATQGLSHMISDCKKLFQVPQDMVLQLCGSYSAAELSPPGPALAELRQARASGMSLSLYMEESIQELLRDAAERFKGWMSVPGPQHTELACKKAPDGHPLCVWKASTEVAAPPAVVLHRVLRERALWDEDLLRAQVLEALMPGVELYHYVTDSMAPHPCRDFVVLRMWRSDLPRGGCLLVSQSLDPEQPVPESGVRALMLTSQYLMEPCGLGRSRLTHICRADLRGRSPDWYNKVFGHLCAMEVAKIRDSFPTLQAAGPETKL
- the STARD8 gene encoding stAR-related lipid transfer protein 8 isoform X3, with translation MITFIELLSKPDRSQPNAHSNLREAEARKACRWLRATGFPQYAQLFEEGSFPVDIGSVKKDHGFLDEDSLGALCRRLMTLNSCASMKLEVHFQCKQNEDSEEEEHCTISNHWAFQRESKRWSHVGSSDLLAPPSPGLPVTSSCESVLTELSAISLPAITVSLPPGPVDLPLLGCAPSPSGRPFLSPTQNQETPQDKAKKHRSRSFLKHLESLRRKEKGGSRQAEPERSSATSEKATKAASFRSRRGFLYRAKNRAATSASGGGTETQRAWEAWPVATFQHPRRAHWGDCLVHVPRDHKPGTFPRSLSIESLCPEDGHHLADRQPGSCWGYEGRRGSCGSTGSHASTYDNMPELYPAEPVLAGAEAEEEEEGGDSYTHLDDILQHVWGLQQRVELWSQAMYPDLGPGDKEEEEEEEAASSVEIATGGVEGQTDEARAQGEAPALRESLALGQADVQPGVPAQAQAPAEAELLALAEAGAPGLAQDHEQEANSGGEPTSASSLSVEEGHSISDTVASSSELDSSGNSTNETEATGSPAGLQASAPRERRDSGVGASLTRPCRKLRWHSFQNSHRPSLNSESLEINRQFASQIHLLHKGSLLRLTAFMEKYTVPHKQGWVWSVPKFMKRNKTPDYRGQHVFGVPPLIHVQRTGQPLPQSIQQAMRYLRSQCLDQVGIFRKSGVKSRIQNLRQMNETSPDNVCYEGQSAYDVADLLKQYFRDLPEPIFTSKLTPTFLQIYQLLPKDQWLAAAQAATLLLPDENREVLQTLLYFLSDIASAEENQMTAGNLAVCLAPSIFHLNVSKKDNPSPRIKSKRSLVGRPGPRDLSENMAATQGLSHMISDCKKLFQVPQDMVLQLCGSYSAAELSPPGPALAELRQARASGMSLSLYMEESIQELLRDAAERFKGWMSVPGPQHTELACKKAPDGHPLCVWKASTEVAAPPAVVLHRVLRERALWDEDLLRAQVLEALMPGVELYHYVTDSMAPHPCRDFVVLRMWRSDLPRGGCLLVSQSLDPEQPVPESGVRALMLTSQYLMEPCGLGRSRLTHICRADLRGRSPDWYNKVFGHLCAMEVAKIRDSFPTLQAAGPETKL
- the STARD8 gene encoding stAR-related lipid transfer protein 8 isoform X1 encodes the protein MTLNSCASMKLEVHFQCKQNEDSEEEEHCTISNHWAFQRESKRWSHVGSSDLLAPPSPGLPVTSSCESVLTELSAISLPAITVSLPPGPVDLPLLGCAPSPSGRPFLSPTQNQETPQDKAKKHRSRSFLKHLESLRRKEKGGSRQAEPERSSATSEKATKAASFRSRRGFLYRAKNRAATSASGGGTETQRAWEAWPVATFQHPRRAHWGDCLVHVPRDHKPGTFPRSLSIESLCPEDGHHLADRQPGSCWGYEGRRGSCGSTGSHASTYDNMPELYPAEPVLAGAEAEEEEEGGDSYTHLDDILQHVWGLQQRVELWSQAMYPDLGPGDKEEEEEEEAASSVEIATGGVEGQTDEARAQGEAPALRESLALGQADVQPGVPAQAQAPAEAELLALAEAGAPGLAQDHEQEANSGGEPTSASSLSVEEGHSISDTVASSSELDSSGNSTNETEATGSPAGLQASAPRERRDSGVGASLTRPCRKLRWHSFQNSHRPSLNSESLEINRQFASQIHLLHKGSLLRLTAFMEKYTVPHKQGWVWSVPKFMKRNKTPDYRGQHVFGVPPLIHVQRTGQPLPQSIQQAMRYLRSQCLDQVGIFRKSGVKSRIQNLRQMNETSPDNVCYEGQSAYDVADLLKQYFRDLPEPIFTSKLTPTFLQIYQLLPKDQWLAAAQAATLLLPDENREVLQTLLYFLSDIASAEENQMTAGNLAVCLAPSIFHLNVSKKDNPSPRIKSKRSLVGRPGPRDLSENMAATQGLSHMISDCKKLFQVPQDMVLQLCGSYSAAELSPPGPALAELRQARASGMSLSLYMEESIQELLRDAAERFKGWMSVPGPQHTELACKKAPDGHPLCVWKASTEVAAPPAVVLHRVLRERALWDEDLLRAQVLEALMPGVELYHYVTDSMAPHPCRDFVVLRMWRSDLPRGGCLLVSQSLDPEQPVPESGVRALMLTSQYLMEPCGLGRSRLTHICRADLRGRSPDWYNKVFGHLCAMEVAKIRDSFPTLQAAGPETKL